One Aquificaceae bacterium genomic window, ACCTGGCTCACAAAGAAGATAAGGCTTAACATACCCATCGTATCCGCTGCAATGGATACGGTAACAGAGTCTCGCCTTGCTATAGCACTTGCCAGAGAAGGTGGCATTGGCATAATACACAGAAACCTCTCCATAGAGGAGCAAGCCCAAGAGGTGGAAAAGGTAAAAAAGTCCGAAAGTGGTATGATACTCCAGCCCGTGACTGTAAAGCCAGATACTACTGTCAAGCAAGCTTTAGAGATAATGGAAAGATACAGGATATCTGGTGTGCCGGTTGTGGACGACGAGAACAAATTAGTTGGCATTCTTACCAACAGAGACCTAAGGTTCATAAAGTCTACCGATTACGACAAGCCTGTTTCTCTTTTTATGACCTCTGAGAACCTCGTAGTGGCTCAGGAAAGGGTTACCCTTGAGGAAGCCACAGAGATACTACAAAGGCACAAGGTGGAAAAGCTCCCCATAGTGGACAAAGAGGGTAAGCTCGTGGGTCTTATTACCATAAAGGATATAACCAAGAGGAAAAAGTATCCAAACGCTTGTAAGGATGAGTTTGGAAGGCTCAGGGTAGGTGCGGCGGTTGGAACAGGTCCAGATACCATGGAAAGGGTTTCCGCTCTTGTCTCTGTAGGTGTGGATGTGATAGCGGTTGACACTGCGCACGGGCATTCAAAGAGGGTTATAGAAACGGTGGAAAAGATAAAGTCTCATTACTCAGACCTGCAGGTTATTGCGGGTAATGTGGCAACAAAGGAGGCAACCCTTGACCTTATAAGGGCTGGTGCGGATGCCATAAAGGTGGGCGTTGGTCCTGGGTCTATATGCACCACGCGTATAGTGGCAGGAGTAGGTGTTCCTCAGCTTACTGCCATAAGGTGGGCTTACGAAGTGGCAAGAGAATACGGTGTTCCCATAATAGCGGATGGTGGCATAAAGTATTCTGGGGATATTGTCAAAGCCTTAGCTATGGGTGCAAGCTCTGTGATGCTTGGAAACCTTTTGGCAGGCACGGAGGAATCTCCTGGAGAGACCGTCTACTATCAAGGTAGAGCTTATAAGGTATACAGAGGTATGGGTTCTTTGGGTGCTATGATGAGTAGGAGGAGTGCGGACAGATACGGACAGGAAAAACTTGAGAAGTTTGTCCCAGAGGGTATAGAGGGCAGAGTGCCATACAGAGGGAGGCTTAGCGATGTTATATACCAGCTTGTGGGGGGTCTTAGGTCTGGAATGGGCTATGTGGGTGCAAGGAACCTTGAGGAGCTCCGTCAAAAAGCAAAGTTTGTCCGTATAACATGGGCTGGCTACAGAGAGTCTCACGTGCATGACGTGCAGATAACGAAGGAAGCTCCCAACTACTGGGTGGAGTAGTTAGAGCACCAACATCCCATCTCCATAGCTGTAAAACCTATACCTTTCTCTTACCGCCTCTTTGTAAGCCTGAAGGATAAACTCTCTACCTCCAAAGGCACACACAAGGAAAAGGAGCGAAGACTTGGGAAGATGGAAGTTCGTAATTAGTGCGTCCACCACTTTAAAGCTATAACCCGGGTATATATATAGGTCTGTCCAGCCTTCAAAGGGTTCAAAACCTGCTGTTTCCAAAGCTCTTACAACAGTTGTGCCAACCGCTACAACCTTGTTTCCTCTCTCTTTTGTTTCCTTTATTAGCCTAATTGTATCCTCTGAAACTTTAACATACTCAGGGTCAACTCTGTGTAGCTCCACTTCCGAAACCTTTACTGGCTTAAAAGTCCCATAGGATACATGAAGGGTTATAAAGGTTTTCTTGATGCCAAACTCCTCTAACCTCTGCAATAACTCCTCTGAAAAATGAAGACTTGCGGTAGGTGCTGCCACAGAGCCTTCCACTTGAGCGAACACTGTCTGGTAATAGACCCTGTCTATGGGTTCTTCTTCCCTTTTGAGATAGGGTGGTATGGGAATTTTTCCATACTTATCAAGAGCTTTTATTGGGTCTTGTGCTAAGAGTTTTACTTTGAACTTTCCTCCCTCTACGTGTTCTAACACTTCTATTTGTAAGTCATCCCCTACGTGGATTATAAGACCTTCCTTTATACCTTTGCCTCCTATTAGGGCATACCACTCTTCTTTGTTTACAAAATCTGTTAGCAAGACTTCCACCTTGCCACCAGTGGGTTTTCTGCCATAAAGCCTTGCAGGCAGGACCTTTGAATTGTTAAAAACTAAGAGGTCTCCCCTATTGAGATATAAGGGTAAGTTCCAAAAAATGTCGTGCCTTATGCTTTTTTCCTTCCTGTTTAAGACCATAAGCCTTGCTTTATGTCTTGGCTCTACAGGATACTTAGCTATTAGCTCCTCAGGAAGCTCATAGTCAAAGTCTTCTACTTTCATTCCAGTATCCTATAACCCGTTGAACCAAAGCCTCCCTCAGACCTACGGGTGGTGCTAAGCTCTTCCACTTCTTCCAGCTCCACCCTTACCACTGGGCATATAACCATCTGTGCTATCCTGTCTCCTCTGTTTATTACAAAGTCTTCTTCCCCAAGGTTTATAAGAATTACCTTTATCTCTCCTCTGTAGTCCGCATCTATGGTGCCGGGCGTATTTAGAAGGGTTATGCCATGTTTTATGGCTAAACCGCTCCTGGGTCTTATTTGGGCTTCGTAGCCTGGCGGTATTTCAACTGCAATGCCCGTAGGAATAAGTGCTCTCTGCATGGGCTTTAGGATTACTGGCTCGTAGACTGCAGAAAGCAAGTCCATACCAGAGGCATATTCTGTGGCATAAAAGGGTAGTGGTAGTCCTTCTGCGTGCGGAAGTCTTTTTACCTTTATCTTCATAGCCTTCTCCAAGCCGGCGGTGGGATTTGAACCCACGACCTAGGCATTACGAGTGCCTCGCTCTGCCGCTGAGCTACGCCGGCTCTGTTATACCAATGTTGGTAAGCTTAGGTCTTCCTTGCTCATCCAGTTCAAGCACCTTCACCAATATCTCGTCACCAATGCTAAAGCAAGCCCTCACATCTTTGACGTAGCCTTCCATCTTGCTTACATGAAGCAGTCCCACTTTGCCGGGCAATATCTCCACAAAGACTCCATAGGGTTCAACCCTTGTAACCTTACCCTTATAGACCTTACCTACTTCCACTTCCGCTATGAGGTTCTGTATAGCCTTTTTAACTTCTTCTATGGCTTCTTTTGAGCGAGAGGTTAGGGAAACCCTTCCACCCTCGTGCACCCAAACAGACACGCCCATTTTGTCTCTAAACTCTCTAACGTTTCTTCCACCTGGTCCTATCACTAATAGTGCCTTATCCTCTGGTATTGTGATTATCTCTATCTTAGGTGCATAAGGAGACACTTCCTTTCTTGGTTCAGGTATGGCTTCATACATTTTTTCCAAGATATACAGCCTTCCTTCCTTTGCCTGCTTGAGGGCTTCCTTCATTATCTCTTTTTTAAGACCCTTTATCTTTATGTCCATCTGGACGCTTGTTATACCGTCCCTTGTTCCAGCCACTTTAAAGTCCATATCTCCAAGCTGGTCTTCGTCCCCCAGTATGTCAGAAAGTATAACGTATCTTTCTCCTTCCATTATAAGCCCCATAGCTATACCAGCTACGTGCTTTTTGAGAGGCACACCCGCATCAAAGAGAGCCAGAGAGCCAGCACAAACAGTTGCCATGGAAGTAGAACCATTTGACTCAAGGATGTTAGAGACCACCCTTATAATGTAGGGAAATTCTGTCTCCGGTGGTATAAGTGGCTCTATAGCCCTTTCCGCCAAGGCACCGTGTCCTATTTCTCTTCTTCTTGGTGGACCCCATGGTTTGGCTTCGCCAGTGGAGAAGGGTGGGAAGTTGTAGTGGAGCATAAACCTTTTGAAGGTTTCACCCTCATATATGCTTTCCACCATTTGAGCTTCTTCTGGTGAACCCAAAGTGACTGTGGCAAAAGCCTGAGTTTGCCCCCTTGTGAATATGGCACTGCCATGAGGTCTTTCAAAGGGATGAACCTGTATGCTTATGGGTCTTATGTCCTTGGGACCTCTTCCATCTATGCGTTTGCCTTCTTGTAGAACTTGTCTTCTCATCAGCTTGCTTATGAGCTTTTTATAGTTGTAGGAGAGCTTAAAGTGTAGGTCCTCTGGAACTTGATATACTTCTATAAACTCCTTGAGTATATTGGACTGGAAGGTTTTCCTCTCCCTTTTATCTAATATACCAAAGGACTGGATTATCTTTGGAGTGCAGAATTCTTCAAGTTGTTTTTGAAGCTCTTGCGGAAGCTCCATACCTTCAAAAGAAACCTTTGGAACTCCGACCCTTTCCCTTAGCTCCTCCTGAGCTCTTATAAGGTCTTGTATGGCGGAAAGTCCAAAGTATAGAGCTTCTGCCAAAGTATCCTCATCCACCTCCTTTGCACCACCCTCCACCATCACTATGGCATCCTTGCTTCCTGCCATAACTATTTCAAGGTCCGCCCTCTGCCTTTCCTCATAAGTGGGATTTGCAAAAAACTTCCCATCTATCCTGCAGACCCTCACTCCTGCTATTGGACCATCAAAGGGTATACGAGATATATGCAAGGCAGCGGAAGCCCCAGTTATGGCAAGCACATCTGGGTCATATTTGTCATCCGCAGAGAGAGTAAGTGCAGTGATTATCACATCATGGAAAAAGCCCTCTGGGAGCATAGGTCTTATGGGTCTGTCTATAACCCTTGAAACAAGAATCTCTCTCTCTGTAGGCTTTCCTTCTCTTTTTACAAAACCCCCCGGTATCTTACCCCAGGCGGAAGACTGCTCCCTATAGTCTACCGACAGAGGAACAAAGTCTATACCCTGCACAGGTTCTTCGGACATAACCGCAGTAACCAGCACTGCGGTATCACCTTGACGCACCACAACCGCACCGTCTGCCAGCTTTGCATAAAGACCAGTCTCTATAAAAATCTCCGAATCTCCCACTTTTGCACTTACCCTCTCCATCATCTCACCTTCAACCCAAGTCTTTCTACCACCTCTAAGTATTTCTTATAGTCCTTCTCTTTGAGATATTCAAGATGTTTTCTCCTCGCATGTATAAGAGCTATAAGACCACGTCTTGAATGTATGTCCTTTTTGTGCTTTTTGAGATGCTCTGTAAGTCTGTTTATACGCTCTGTAAGTATGGCTATCTGCACCTCCGGTGAACCCGTATCTTTTTCATGCCTTTGAAAGTTTCTTATAAGCTCTTCCTTTAACGCCTTTGGTAACGCCATCTTTTTTCCTCCTTAGTTTCTTCAAAAGATATTATTATATCTCAACCACCGCCATATTCGCTCTGGTCTATTTCCATGAGGAACTCTTCCACCATGTCCTTTATAAGCTTTGCAGTCTCTTGGAGAGGGTTGTCAAGGTAATAGTTAAAAAGCTCTATCTTCCTCTCGTGTGCATGTTCCTGGTCTGTGTAGTATCTAAGGAGCAGGTAGGGCACCTTAAAGTGGTGGTCAAAGTCAGGCTCATCAGGAGTTTTGACTTCGTATTCCACATCAAGACCACCAAGCGTTTCCTCAAGAATTCTTTTAAGCTCATCAATTTTTGCACTGTAAATTTTCCAATCTTTCATGTTTAAATATTTTACAATGGAAGGGGTTCCTATAGAGGATAAAATCCTAAACCTTATAAAGAACAGCAAGAAGCCTCTTAGCTTTGAGGAAATATTCAGAAAGCTTGGACTTGACAAAAAGGGAAGGAAACGTCTCAAGAAGGCACTAAGGTCTCTTAGAAAGTCTGGTAAGGTCCTTCTGCAAAAGGGCAAGTATACTTACGCGGAGGAGGAGATAGTAAGCGGAAAAGTGATAGCCTACCCTGCAGGCTTTGGCTTTTTGCAAATAGGAGAAGGTAAAAAGGATATATACATACCTCCCTTTGAGATGATGAGGCTCTTTGCGGGTGATGTGGTAAAGGCGAAGGTGGTGGAATATAAGGGTAAAAAGGAGATAAGGGTTCTCAGAGTTCTAAAGAGGGCAAAAAAGGAAATAGTCTGCAAGCTCCATAAAAGGAAAAAGTCCTGTCTTGGTATGCCTGTGGACGAAAACCAGCATCAAACCATACTCCTTGAAGGAAACAAGTGTCAAGACTTAAAGGATGGCACACTTGTGGTTGTGGAGATAAAGAAGTTTCCTACAAGGGAAAATCCGGCGGTAGGTAGAATAAAGGAAGTGCTCGGTCATCCCGAGGATAAAAACCTCGTTATAGAGGTGCTTATAAGAAAGTATAACCTGCCAACCTCATATCCTGAAGAGGTTCTAAGAGAAGTGGAAAGCATCCAAGTGGACTTGGAAAAGGAGCTAAGAAGGAGGAAAGACCTAAGAGACCAGCTATGTTTTACCATAGACCCAGAGAGGGCTAAGGACTTTGATGATGCGGTTGCCATAGAAAAAACTCCCGAGGGATATAGGCTTTGGGTTCACATTGCGGATGTTTCCTACTTTGTTAAGGAAGGTTCTGCAACAGATAAAGAAGCTTTCAAAAGAGGTTTTACCTTTTACCTGCCTGACAGGGCATTACATATGCTTCCAGAAAGGCTTGCAGGTGACCTTTGTAGCCTTAGACCCAACGAAGACAGACTTGCCTTTACCTGCGAGATGCACTTTGACCGAAAGGGTAACCTTTTGGAGTATGACATATACGAAAGTGTCATAAGGAGCAAGGCAAGGCTAACCTATAACGAAGCCCTAAGGCTCATAGTGGGTGATCCCTCTCTTGAGAACAAATACCCACAACTCGTTGAAGCTCTTAGGCTCATGGAAGACCTCTACAGAATACTCTCAAGGATGAGGTGGGAGAGGGGAAGTATAGACTTTGACCTGCCAGAGGCGGAGCTTGTGGTGGATGAATTTGGCGAGCCTGTTGCCCTTATGCCCTATGAGAGACATGTGGCTCATAGGATAATAGAGCAGTTCATGGTCTCTGCAAACGAAACGGTAGCTATGCATCTTGAAAACATGGGATATCCTTGCCTTTACAGAGTTCATGAAAAGCCAGACCCTCAAAAGGTGGAAAACCTTCTTGAAATTCTTGCGGGGCTTGGCTATAAGGTGAAAAAGCCTTCATTAAGTCCCAAGTTTTTCCAAAAGATAATAGAGGACTTTGAGGGGCGTCCAGAGGAAAACCTGGTGAGGTTTTTGACCCTCAGAAGCATGAAAAGGGCTCATTACTCTCCTCATAACCTTGGACATTTTGGTCTTGCATCAGAGCATTACGCTCACTTTACCTCACCCATAAGAAGATATCCAGACATAATAGTTCATAGACTTCTTAAAAAGGCTCTAAGGGGTGAGGATATAGACTATGAAAAGACCCTTGAGTATCTTGAGATGGCAGGCGTGCACCTTTCACAGCAAGAAAGACTTGCGGAGGAGGTAGAAAGAGAAGCCATAGACAGGCTAAAGGTGCGCTTCATGAAGGCTCACATCGGCAAGGAATTTGAAGGTATCATAACCGGCGTTGTTTCCTTTGGTATATTTGTGGAGGTGCAAGAATACCTTGTGGAGGGACTTGTAAGTATAACAAACCTCAAGGAAGACCAATACATATACGATGAGCCAGCTCACAGGCTTGTGGGTGTAAATACTGGCAAGGTGTATAGACTTGGAGATAGGGTAAGGGTTAAGGTAGTGGGTGTGGACGAAGACAGAGCAAGGCTTGAACTTGTTTTGGTTTAGAGAAACCCGCTTTAAAAACTAACGTCATGTTTAATAATTTTAATCCTTTTCCCACCTCTTGTTTATAGAAACTTCCACTTCAACTGGAACACGCTTTAGCACTATCTTGCCCGCATGTTTCATCGCCCTTTCTAAAAGCTCCTTGACCCTTTCCGCTACCCTTTCTTCACATTCCACCAAAATTTCGTCATGCACAAGGTTAACCACATTAGCCTTAAGGTTTTCCCTTCTGAGCTCTGCGTTAAACATAAGGACAGAAAGTTTAAGAAGGTCTGCACCCGTGCCTTGTATAGGGTAGTTAACTGCATCTGGAAAGGTATGAGCTATGTAGGGTCTTCCAAGCAGTGTATACCCTCTTGATTCTTTGAACTCTTTTAGCTCCTTTTTTACCCTTTCGTGCCATGCTCTTATGGTAGTGTAGTATCCAAAAAAGCTCTCTCTTATTTTCTCTGCGTTTTCAAGAGAGAGGTCTACTCCGTATGTCTTTGCATACTCCACAAGACCCTTTGCGGATATGCCGTATATGAGACCAAAGTTTACCGCCTTTGCAAGCTGACGCTCTTCCTTTGTTATCTGGTCTTCTGGTTTGCCCAAAAAGACGCTTGCGGTGTAGCG contains:
- the guaB gene encoding IMP dehydrogenase — encoded protein: MEIFDAYTFDDLLLVPQYSEVLPHEVDVSTWLTKKIRLNIPIVSAAMDTVTESRLAIALAREGGIGIIHRNLSIEEQAQEVEKVKKSESGMILQPVTVKPDTTVKQALEIMERYRISGVPVVDDENKLVGILTNRDLRFIKSTDYDKPVSLFMTSENLVVAQERVTLEEATEILQRHKVEKLPIVDKEGKLVGLITIKDITKRKKYPNACKDEFGRLRVGAAVGTGPDTMERVSALVSVGVDVIAVDTAHGHSKRVIETVEKIKSHYSDLQVIAGNVATKEATLDLIRAGADAIKVGVGPGSICTTRIVAGVGVPQLTAIRWAYEVAREYGVPIIADGGIKYSGDIVKALAMGASSVMLGNLLAGTEESPGETVYYQGRAYKVYRGMGSLGAMMSRRSADRYGQEKLEKFVPEGIEGRVPYRGRLSDVIYQLVGGLRSGMGYVGARNLEELRQKAKFVRITWAGYRESHVHDVQITKEAPNYWVE
- the queA gene encoding tRNA preQ1(34) S-adenosylmethionine ribosyltransferase-isomerase QueA — its product is MKVEDFDYELPEELIAKYPVEPRHKARLMVLNRKEKSIRHDIFWNLPLYLNRGDLLVFNNSKVLPARLYGRKPTGGKVEVLLTDFVNKEEWYALIGGKGIKEGLIIHVGDDLQIEVLEHVEGGKFKVKLLAQDPIKALDKYGKIPIPPYLKREEEPIDRVYYQTVFAQVEGSVAAPTASLHFSEELLQRLEEFGIKKTFITLHVSYGTFKPVKVSEVELHRVDPEYVKVSEDTIRLIKETKERGNKVVAVGTTVVRALETAGFEPFEGWTDLYIYPGYSFKVVDALITNFHLPKSSLLFLVCAFGGREFILQAYKEAVRERYRFYSYGDGMLVL
- the dut gene encoding dUTP diphosphatase — translated: MKIKVKRLPHAEGLPLPFYATEYASGMDLLSAVYEPVILKPMQRALIPTGIAVEIPPGYEAQIRPRSGLAIKHGITLLNTPGTIDADYRGEIKVILINLGEEDFVINRGDRIAQMVICPVVRVELEEVEELSTTRRSEGGFGSTGYRILE
- a CDS encoding polyribonucleotide nucleotidyltransferase, which produces MMERVSAKVGDSEIFIETGLYAKLADGAVVVRQGDTAVLVTAVMSEEPVQGIDFVPLSVDYREQSSAWGKIPGGFVKREGKPTEREILVSRVIDRPIRPMLPEGFFHDVIITALTLSADDKYDPDVLAITGASAALHISRIPFDGPIAGVRVCRIDGKFFANPTYEERQRADLEIVMAGSKDAIVMVEGGAKEVDEDTLAEALYFGLSAIQDLIRAQEELRERVGVPKVSFEGMELPQELQKQLEEFCTPKIIQSFGILDKRERKTFQSNILKEFIEVYQVPEDLHFKLSYNYKKLISKLMRRQVLQEGKRIDGRGPKDIRPISIQVHPFERPHGSAIFTRGQTQAFATVTLGSPEEAQMVESIYEGETFKRFMLHYNFPPFSTGEAKPWGPPRRREIGHGALAERAIEPLIPPETEFPYIIRVVSNILESNGSTSMATVCAGSLALFDAGVPLKKHVAGIAMGLIMEGERYVILSDILGDEDQLGDMDFKVAGTRDGITSVQMDIKIKGLKKEIMKEALKQAKEGRLYILEKMYEAIPEPRKEVSPYAPKIEIITIPEDKALLVIGPGGRNVREFRDKMGVSVWVHEGGRVSLTSRSKEAIEEVKKAIQNLIAEVEVGKVYKGKVTRVEPYGVFVEILPGKVGLLHVSKMEGYVKDVRACFSIGDEILVKVLELDEQGRPKLTNIGITEPA
- the rpsO gene encoding 30S ribosomal protein S15, which gives rise to MALPKALKEELIRNFQRHEKDTGSPEVQIAILTERINRLTEHLKKHKKDIHSRRGLIALIHARRKHLEYLKEKDYKKYLEVVERLGLKVR
- a CDS encoding dephospho-CoA kinase — translated: MKDWKIYSAKIDELKRILEETLGGLDVEYEVKTPDEPDFDHHFKVPYLLLRYYTDQEHAHERKIELFNYYLDNPLQETAKLIKDMVEEFLMEIDQSEYGGG
- the rnr gene encoding ribonuclease R encodes the protein MEGVPIEDKILNLIKNSKKPLSFEEIFRKLGLDKKGRKRLKKALRSLRKSGKVLLQKGKYTYAEEEIVSGKVIAYPAGFGFLQIGEGKKDIYIPPFEMMRLFAGDVVKAKVVEYKGKKEIRVLRVLKRAKKEIVCKLHKRKKSCLGMPVDENQHQTILLEGNKCQDLKDGTLVVVEIKKFPTRENPAVGRIKEVLGHPEDKNLVIEVLIRKYNLPTSYPEEVLREVESIQVDLEKELRRRKDLRDQLCFTIDPERAKDFDDAVAIEKTPEGYRLWVHIADVSYFVKEGSATDKEAFKRGFTFYLPDRALHMLPERLAGDLCSLRPNEDRLAFTCEMHFDRKGNLLEYDIYESVIRSKARLTYNEALRLIVGDPSLENKYPQLVEALRLMEDLYRILSRMRWERGSIDFDLPEAELVVDEFGEPVALMPYERHVAHRIIEQFMVSANETVAMHLENMGYPCLYRVHEKPDPQKVENLLEILAGLGYKVKKPSLSPKFFQKIIEDFEGRPEENLVRFLTLRSMKRAHYSPHNLGHFGLASEHYAHFTSPIRRYPDIIVHRLLKKALRGEDIDYEKTLEYLEMAGVHLSQQERLAEEVEREAIDRLKVRFMKAHIGKEFEGIITGVVSFGIFVEVQEYLVEGLVSITNLKEDQYIYDEPAHRLVGVNTGKVYRLGDRVRVKVVGVDEDRARLELVLV